From the Maioricimonas rarisocia genome, one window contains:
- a CDS encoding mandelate racemase/muconate lactonizing enzyme family protein — MSEDFEKRASSPREEHAYTRGPRIVAIETAVAHDLMRGLMLLRVHTDAGTVDGTPVIGHGETYYVPEAATAVIHDWMAQRLLGADAAAVESHWRFLYERMTAFGGIGAELRALSAVDLALWDILGQLTGQPVWRLLGGPVRNHVPVYNSCGGPFYGRRPGETSTAAGWPGHGDPGRPGPLEDNWNSVHAPAELARNLLEAGYRAMKLWSFDAVYRRAGGHSLSAADVEEGVAPFLAIRDAVGDEMELILDGHGFFSLAAATCIAEGMADVRPLWMEDVLRPDSVPAMVEFRRRSPVPIAVSEMLMKRDDYRRVIDGGAADFVMIDPTWVGGISETKRIAELAQLDNVPVLMHDCTGPLTLLAGLNIAAAVPCVAWQETVRAHIQTLYPHLIDTEVSVENGQVAIPERPGLGARWLEDLFDPEQPGYRISRL; from the coding sequence ATGAGCGAAGACTTCGAGAAGCGTGCGTCCAGTCCCCGTGAGGAACACGCTTACACACGCGGGCCGCGGATCGTGGCGATCGAGACGGCGGTTGCTCACGACCTGATGCGGGGACTGATGCTGCTGCGGGTACATACCGATGCGGGAACCGTGGACGGCACTCCGGTGATCGGTCATGGCGAGACCTATTACGTTCCTGAAGCGGCCACTGCGGTTATTCACGACTGGATGGCTCAGCGGCTGCTTGGAGCCGATGCCGCTGCGGTCGAAAGTCACTGGCGGTTTCTGTACGAGCGGATGACGGCGTTCGGCGGCATCGGTGCCGAGTTGCGGGCCCTCTCGGCAGTCGACCTGGCTTTGTGGGACATTCTTGGTCAGCTCACCGGCCAACCGGTCTGGCGACTGCTGGGAGGTCCGGTCCGCAATCATGTCCCTGTCTATAACAGCTGCGGTGGACCGTTCTACGGACGACGCCCCGGCGAGACGAGCACGGCAGCGGGCTGGCCCGGCCATGGTGATCCGGGTCGTCCCGGTCCCCTCGAGGACAACTGGAATAGCGTCCACGCCCCGGCAGAACTCGCTCGGAACCTTTTGGAGGCGGGCTACAGGGCGATGAAACTCTGGTCTTTCGACGCCGTCTATCGTCGAGCGGGCGGACATTCACTCAGTGCGGCCGATGTCGAAGAGGGTGTCGCTCCGTTTCTGGCCATCCGGGACGCCGTCGGCGACGAGATGGAGCTCATTCTCGACGGTCATGGGTTCTTCTCGCTGGCCGCCGCAACGTGCATTGCCGAGGGGATGGCTGACGTCCGGCCGTTGTGGATGGAAGACGTGCTGCGGCCCGATTCGGTTCCTGCGATGGTCGAGTTCCGTCGCCGATCACCGGTGCCAATTGCTGTCAGCGAGATGCTGATGAAGCGGGACGACTACCGGCGGGTCATCGACGGTGGTGCCGCCGACTTCGTGATGATCGACCCGACATGGGTAGGAGGCATCAGCGAAACGAAACGAATTGCCGAGCTGGCCCAGCTCGACAACGTTCCCGTCCTGATGCACGACTGCACCGGACCGTTGACGCTATTGGCCGGGCTGAACATCGCCGCGGCCGTTCCGTGCGTGGCCTGGCAGGAAACGGTGCGGGCTCACATTCAGACGCTGTATCCGCACCTGATCGACACCGAAGTGAGTGTCGAGAACGGCCAGGTCGCGATCCCCGAGCGGCCCGGGCTGGGAGCGCGATGGCTAGAGGATCTGTTCGATCCGGAGCAGCCGGGCTATCGCATCAGTCGGCTGTGA